The Xenopus tropicalis strain Nigerian chromosome 2, UCB_Xtro_10.0, whole genome shotgun sequence genome window below encodes:
- the arhgap6 gene encoding rho GTPase-activating protein 6 isoform X2 translates to MSGRSVRLKSVPIQSLSELERARLQEVAFYRLQQDYDLNCQITIPKDGQKRKKSLRKKLDSLGKEKNKDKEFLPQAFGMPLSQVIANDRAHKLRQDSQREEQKDAVDFVASILPFGSKRQNKELSSSNSSLSSTSETPNESTSPNTPEAAPRARRRGAMSVDSITDLDDNQSRLLEALQLSLPAETQSKKEKERDKKLSLNPIYRQVPRLVDSCCLHLEKYGLQTVGIFRVGSSKKRVRQLREEFDRGIDVALDEEHSVHDIAALLKEFLRDMPDPLLTRELYTAFINTLLLDTDDQLCTLQLLIYLLPPCNCDTLHRLLQFLSTVANHADDTMDKDGQEITGNKMTSLNLATIFGPNLLHKQKSSDKEFTVQSTARAEESTIIIAIVQKMIENFESLFMVLPDLQNEVLISLLETDPDVVDYLLRRKASQSSSPELLRSESSFSEGRHSSTDSNKASSGDVSPYDNNSPVLSERAISRQEDSVNSEKLHKVPEPHTLVGHLLSKTKDSSSTQWCNKEVPEDNFNIWGTWHSTLKSTCKDQGMTDSYGNIYENSYLQQGQCCPLQGNHGQNWQQCKNSVKELENGKPTIRRSQTSSAIPEFRSHIPVTRVCSNPQTESGKRNLEYSSRCDQHFSSSNAEDITNKDPSLSYIENKPKPLYLQHIDVSKNEARLPPPYPGSAKQSAAQTHRSPVFSHEQGLWRLPKSETLAGTSLGRTQVTEQATCNRQISQKIPDNNQNSRNLTEQDWQDWQRERWQIWELLSADNPDTLPETLV, encoded by the exons AATTCTTACCGCAGGCATTTGGAATGCCACTATCACAAGTGATTGCCAATGACAGAGCACACAAACTTCGGCAGGATTCTCAAAGAGAAGAGCAAAAGGATGCTGTAGATTTTGTAGCATCAATTCTACCCTTTGGATCAAAGAGACAGAATAAAGAACTCTCAAGCAGTAATTCATCTCTGAGCTCCACTTCAGAAACACCAAATGAGTCAACCTCCCCCAATACACCAGAAGCAGCACCTCGAGCAAGGAGAAGG GGTGCAATGTCCGTGGACTCTATTACTGATCTTGATGACAATCAGTCTCGACTCCTAGAAGCTCTGCAGCTGTCACTGCCAGCAGAAACTCAAagtaagaaagaaaaagaaagggatAAAAAGTTAAGCCTGAACCCTATCTACCGGCAAGTTCCCAGGCTTGTGGACAGCTGCTGTTTGCATTTAGAAAAGTATG GGCTGCAAACAGTTGGGATCTTTAGGGTTGGAAGTTCCAAAAAGAGAGTACGACAG tTACGTGAAGAGTTTGACCGTGGCATAGATGTTGCTTTAGACGAAGAACACAGTGTTCATGATATTGCTGCATTGCTAAAAGAATTTCTGAGAGATATGCCGGATCCCCTTCTAACCAGAGAACTCTATACAGCTTTTATTAATACTTTGT TATTAGACACAGATGACCAACTTTGTACATTACAACTACTCATTTACCTGCTACCTCCCTGCAACTGCGATACACTACACAGGCTATTGCAGTTCCTGTCTACTGTTGCCAACCATGCAGATGATACAATGGACAAAGACGGTCAAGAG ATAACTGGGAACAAAATGACATCATTAAACCTGGCCACAATATTTGGGCCTAACTTGTTGCACAAGCAGAAGTCATCCGACAAAGAGTTTACAGTTCAGAGTACTGCCCGCGCAGAGGAAAGTACAATAATTATTGCCATTGTACAGAAGATGATTGAGAACTTTGAAAGTCTTTTTATG GTCCTTCCTGATTTACAGAATGAAGTTCTTATTAGTCTATTAGAGACTGACCCAGATGTAGTGGACTATTTGCTAAGAAGGAAGGCTTCCCAGTCATC AAGTCCAGAGTTGCTGAGATCAGAGTCATCTTTTTCTGAAGGAAGACATTCGTCCACAGACTCTAATAAAGCTTCTAGTGGGGATGTTTCTCCATATGACAATAACTCTCCAGTCCTGTCTGAACGTGCTATTTCCAGGCAAGAGGACAGTGTTAATTCAGAGAAGCTTCACAAGGTTCCTGAACCACACACCTTGGTTGGGCATTTATTGTCCAAAACCAAGGATTCTTCCTCTACACAGTGGTGTAATAAGG aagttcCAGAGGACAATTTCAATATATGGGGCACCTGGCATTCAACTTTAAAATCTACATGCAAAGATCAAGGAATGACAG ATTCATATGGGAATATCTATGAAAATAGCTATTTGCAACAAGGACAGTGTTGTCCGCTCCAAGGAAACCATGGTCAGAACTGGCAGCAGTGTAAAAACTCTGTAAAAGAATTGGAAAATGGAAAGCCTACTATACGGAGAAGTCAGACATCATCTGCCATTCCTGAGTTCCGATCACACATTCCCGTGACACGAGTATGCAGCAATCCACAGACTGAGTCAGGCAAAAGAAACTTGGAATACTCTTCAAGATGTGATCAGCACTTTAGCAGCAGCAATGCTGAGGACATCACTAATAAAGATCCATCATTATCTTATATCGAGAATAAACCCAAGCCTTTATATCTGCAGCATATCGATGTCAGTAAAAATGAGGCCCGCCTTCCTCCTCCATACCCAGGCTCTGCCAAACAAAGTGCAGCACAGACTCACCGTTCCCCAGTATTTTCACATGAGCAGGGTTTGTGGAGATTGCCAAAATCAGAGACACTTGCTGGGACATCATTGGGTAGGACTCAAGTTACAGAACAAGCTACTTGTAACAGGCAGATTTCTCAGAAAATACCAGACAATAACCAGAACAGTAGAAATCTGACAGAACAAGACTGGCAGGACTGGCAGAGAGAGAGGTGGCAAATCTGGGAACTCTTATCTGCAGATAACCCAGATACCCTTCCTGAAACACTAGTATGA